A single Argentina anserina chromosome 7, drPotAnse1.1, whole genome shotgun sequence DNA region contains:
- the LOC126802801 gene encoding uncharacterized protein LOC126802801, which yields MMFGGRSMGGGGGGGSMFRTVSRAALTRTTGVAIQEPISSSSSNSNSNTTTATSPTSSRNTQKPGSVSNLSLSTPTSPNCGPVPASSGGPNWPTSPQFDDCDWVSVDGSEEVEKAHGFLDDFVLGPVPSGDEVRNAVSALQQVFTPTHHPQFIRDKFGSEYWDKDVTDQMMSASGSMRRVSSFVSEQDWIEPSAHLCDSRPQGCQRVYEAFSLLQNESSVQKMVVSLSSDRAVWEAVMNNEVVRELRESFCAAEENSSESPSEDTDDSSTATNFLRWIFQNTVGKVMEVIENITKLFDHLFQPQSNGKAKTEAGNLFEERLRTSVMLSVVVLLVVVVTRSHSA from the exons ATGATGTTCGGCGGCAGAAGcatgggcggcggtggcggagGAGGAAGCATGTTCCGTACAGTCAGTAGGGCGGCGCTGACCAGAACCACCGGTGTTGCAATCCAAGAACCCATCTCATCTTCTAGTTCCAACTCCAACTCCAACACCACAACTGCTACCAGTCCTACGTCTTCTAGAAATACCCAGAAGCCCGGTTCGGTCAGTaacctttctctctctactcCTACCTCTCCGAACTGTGGGCCTGTTCCTGCGAGTTCCGGCGGGCCCAACTGGCCCACCTCGCCGCAGTTTGATGATTGCGATTGGGTTTCTGTGGATGGGAGTGAAGAGGTTGAGAAAGCTCATGGCTTTCTCGATGACTTTGTTCTCGGACCTGTTCCTTCCGGAGATGAAGTTCGCAACGCTGTTTCTGCTCTTCAACA GGTGTTCACTCCAACTCATCACCCCCAGTTCATCCGGGATAAGTTTGGTTCCGAGTACTGGGACAAGGATGTAACTGATCAGATGATGAGTGCTTCTGGTTCCATGCGTAGAGTATCTTCATTTGTATCCGAACAAGATTGGATAGAGCCTTCTGCTCATCTTTGTGATTCCCGGCCTCAGGGATGTCAAAGAGTTTATGAGGCCTTCAGTTTATTGCAGAATGAGTCATCTGTTCAG AAAATGGTGGTTTCACTGTCATCTGATAGAGCAGTTTGGGAAGCTGTGATGAACAATGAGGTAGTGAGGGAGCTCAGGGAATCTTTCTGTGCAG CTGAAGAGAACAGTTCCGAGAGCCCATCTGAAGATACTGATGACAGCAGTACAGCAACAAACTTTTTGAGGTGGATCTTTCAAAATACTGTCGGAAAGGTAATGGAGGTAATAGAGAACATTACTAAGCTTTTTGATCACTTGTTTCAACCTCAAAGCAATGGCAAGGCGAAAACTGAAGCTGGTAATCTATTTGAGGAGAGGCTGAGAACATCGGTCATGCTCTCTGTCGTGGTCCTCTTGGTTGTGGTGGTTACTCGATCCCACAGTGCTTGA
- the LOC126801608 gene encoding uncharacterized protein LOC126801608 — MNRKQGLWAVNANKDGVFCEFMKEIYQLSMGSESPTRTSNLSALNPSPRPLIIDIPEHNDVCHSLLIDELETLPQLFYVVAVAENVGFDSPEPESDDVVVSLEVPIDSIQLLADTNAKPAPLLMDALVDSTTYHQSPHQTGGSSMNMRSDATPVLGFNSLDWRYHKPVNLIVMFKSIPPRGEEIMSVDVYPSYFTIQHMQAVEHHGHFGLFGDRVGTCTNEVILGVTTEAGTSRLAELALVVPWDDSGGLNPLNITLQSYCNPGLVFHDEDHMLEDHKQGVMVPGSSKLLFAEVLFSTIFNSRLKTPLLCHSLVDSSLRIGHLIEKMRIHAQNLIVQMPIIASALPCFGFMTSVFDVGKETIVPSVTPTWCCPILKLEPPLTAFVSSFTSPPHVSVITGFLTTVLGPICGTIVVSSMTVPNQHFEVVVISCYPFDGEASGHYAWLDFLTSKVQGTDVIPLIQVIFAFPDNLTGVYRSAMIVWLILPAIFLLNCTLELSSLSSSQYSSPSHGLVRLLFPLSILESIHVVRPTLLNIFTQDAYYNIENIVLLSIYELVSLQSKKHELTFRYDDVYKGNSLRFFSASIDLMPARLFPLQYARKLLLALVFGASLIPCQLVDFLRHCHCICRLPTLFWGQVLNFYGLILIKANMLMSDYGSDPIPLGAFLIILVCHFDMGWYITNSFSQMIYLTAYWLHMICSTKWYLQLLPSVMHHAIVWSGYGRLDYTSQRNSSSSYFHLNSEIHELLDPLPTAADDHSICDKIDVFYGTPKLTETFAALASQTDISFAWNSSASSIEPSIYRSAVLTRKAWLENQRQEVLLCFKGDDRNLASEDLAATMCFCYFSALYEG, encoded by the exons ATGAACCGAAAGCAAGGTCTATGGGCGGTGAACGCCAACAAAGACGGTGTCTTCTGCGAGTTTATGAAGGAGATTTATCAGCTCTCCATGGGTTCAGAATCTCCAACCCGTACTTCAAATCTGTCGGCACTAAACCCATCTCCTCGACCACTGATTATCGATATTCCAGAGCACAATGATGTTTGTCACTCCCTACTCATCGACGAGCTCGAAACTCTTCCCCAACTCTTCTATGTCGTCGCCGTCGCCGAGAATGTCGGCTTTGATTCACCAGAACCCGAAAGCGACGATGTTGTCGTTTCACTTGAAGTTCCCATTGACAGCATCCAGTTGCTTGCGGATACTAACGCAAAGCCCGCTCCCCTCTTAATGGATGCACTCGTCGATAGCACCACCTATCACCAGTCTCCACACCAAACTGGAGGATCTTCCATGAACATGAGGTCCGACGCGACTCCTGTGTTAGGTTTCAATTCATTAGATTGGAGGTACCACAAGCCCGTTAACTTGATTGTCATGTTCAAATCAATTCCTCCTAGAGGTGAAGAAATTATGTCTGTTGATGTGTATCCATCGTATTTTACAATTCAGCATATGCAAGCGGTAGAACATCATGGTCATTTTGGGCTGTTTGGTGATAGAGTAGGTACATGTACCAATGAGGTTATTCTTGGAGTCACTACTGAAGCAGGGACATCACGGCTTGCAGAATTGGCTTTGGTTGTGCCTTGGGATGATAGTGGTGGCTTGAACCCACTGAACATTACATTGCAGAGTTATTGCAACCCTGGGTTGGTGTTTCATGATGAAGACCACATGCTTGAAGATCACAAGCAGGGGGTAATGGTGCCTGGCTCTTCCAAATTATTGTTTGCTGAGGTACTCTTTTCAACGATTTTCAATTCGAGATTGAAGACCCCCTTGTTGTGTCACAGCTTGGTTGACTCATCTTTGCGTATTGGACActtgattgagaaaatgagaaTTCATGCCCAGAATCTAATTGTTCAAATGCCAATTATAGCTTCAGCTCTgccttgttttggttttatgactTCAGTTTTCGATGTTGGTAAAGAGACCATTGTTCCATCTGTTACTCCTACCTGGTGTTGTCCTATTCTAAAGCTCGAGCCACCCTTGACTGCTTTCGTTAGCTCATTCACTTCCCCACCCCATGTTAGTGTCATTACTGGATTTCTCACAACTGTTTTGGGTCCTATTTGTGGCACAATTGTTGTATCTAGCATGACGGTACCCAATCAGCATTTTGAGGTAGTCGTCATAAGTTGTTACCCTTTTGATGGTGAGGCTTCTGGTCACTATGCTTGGCTGGACTTTTTAACAAGCAAGGTTCAAGGGACAGATGTAATACCACTAATACAGGTGATTTTTGCATTCCCTGATAATTTGACTGGAGTGTATCGAAGTGCCATGATAGTTTGGCTGATTCTACCTGCAATTTTCCTTCTCAACTGCACATTGGAATTATCTTCTCTAAGCTCTTCACAGTACAGTTCACCATCCCATGGACTTGTGAGGTTATTGTTTCCTTTATCAATTCTGGAATCTATCCATGTGGTACGACCTACTTTGCTTAACATATTTACACAAGATGCATACTATAACATCGAAAATATTGTTCTTCTTTCTATATATGAACTGGTGTCCTTGCAGTCCAAGAAACATGAGCTTACATTTAGATATGATGATGTCTACAAGGGAAATTCCTTGAGGTTCTTTTCTGCTTCAATTGATTTAATGCCTGCAAGATTATTTCCTCTTCAGTATGCAAGGAAGCTATTACTAGCTTTGGTGTTTGGAGCTAGTTTAATTCCATGTCAATTAGTGGATTTCCTGAGACATTGCCACTGTATTTGTCGTCTTCCAACACTATTTTGGGGTCAGGTACTCAACTTTTATGGGTTGATTCTTATTAAGGCTAACATGTTAATGAGTGACTATGGATCTGACCCCATTCCCCTTGGAGCATTTTTAATCATTCTTGTTTGTCATTTTGATATGGGCTGGTACATTACCAACTCATTTTCACAAATGATATACCTTACTGCGTATTGGCTGCACATGATTTGTTCTACAAAATGGTATCTTCAGTTGCTTCCGTCTGTTATGCATCATGCTATAGTTTGGTCTGGATATGGGCGACTGGATTATACTTCACAACGTAATTCATCTAGTAGTTACTTTCATCTGAACTCTGAAATTCATGAACTTCTAGATCCCTTGCCAACTGCAGCAGATGATCACAGTATTTGTGACAAGATTGATGTTTTCTATGGTACACCTAAACTGACAGAAACATTCGCAGCTTTAGCTTCCCAGACAGATATCTCTTTTGCTTGGAATAGTTCAGCCTCATCGATTGAACCATCAATATACAGATCTGCTGTCTTGACAAGAAAAGCGTGGCTTGAGAATCAG AGGCAAGAGGTACTTCTCTGTTTCAAGGGAGATGACAGAAATCTTGCGAGCGAGGACCTTGCTGCTACAATGTGTTTTTGCTACTTCTCAGCCTTATACGAGGGGTAG